One Streptomyces sp. NBC_01237 genomic region harbors:
- a CDS encoding CYTH and CHAD domain-containing protein, with protein sequence MADSKREIERKYEATPETRLPDLTRAAGVFEVVHRGVRELDAVYYDTDDLRLAAASLTLRRRTGGDDEGWHLKFPVATGIRDEIGAPLADTLPDGLAALLRSRVRHAALVPVVRLRSARDVHHLLDADGALLAELSIDEVRAERLTEDGGGATAAWTEIEVELADDGDPAFLDVVERRLRKAGVRPSASSSKLARALDETAPGTGHHKSEHKSKHRNDRGKAPGKASASGPAKATAGDHVLAYVREQTEAIITLDPAVRRGLPDSVHRMRVATRRLRSAFRTYRRILDRTLTDPLGEELKWLAAELGVDRDQEVLDERLSDALAALPRTLRLGPVRGRLRIWSTARRAGSRRRTVAVLDGQRYLTLLDSLDALLADPPLLPDAARSPGRALPRAVLKDHDRLAARIDHALVHPPGHERDLALHEARKAAKRARYAGEAARPALGGPAKRFARRMKDVQKLLGDHQDSVVARDALRDLAVQAHAAGESAFTWGLLHGQEEARAAARERELPESWARASGPGLRADLKG encoded by the coding sequence ATGGCGGACTCGAAGCGTGAGATCGAGCGGAAGTACGAAGCGACTCCCGAGACCCGGCTGCCCGACCTGACCCGCGCGGCCGGGGTCTTCGAGGTCGTCCACCGCGGCGTCCGCGAACTCGACGCCGTCTACTACGACACCGACGACCTCCGTCTCGCCGCCGCCTCCCTCACCCTGCGACGCAGGACCGGCGGCGACGACGAGGGCTGGCACCTGAAGTTCCCCGTCGCCACCGGCATCCGGGACGAGATCGGGGCCCCGCTCGCCGACACCCTGCCGGACGGTCTCGCCGCGCTGCTGCGCTCCCGGGTCCGCCACGCCGCGCTCGTCCCCGTCGTCCGGCTGCGCTCCGCCCGCGACGTCCACCATCTGCTCGACGCCGACGGCGCCCTCCTCGCCGAGCTCAGCATCGACGAGGTCCGGGCCGAACGGCTCACCGAGGACGGCGGCGGCGCCACCGCGGCATGGACCGAGATCGAGGTCGAACTGGCCGACGACGGCGACCCCGCCTTCCTGGACGTGGTCGAGCGGCGGCTGCGCAAGGCCGGGGTACGCCCCTCGGCGTCCTCCTCCAAGCTGGCCAGAGCCCTCGACGAGACGGCCCCGGGGACCGGGCACCACAAGAGCGAGCACAAGAGCAAGCACAGGAACGACCGGGGGAAAGCCCCCGGGAAAGCTTCCGCGAGCGGCCCGGCGAAGGCCACCGCGGGTGACCACGTCCTGGCCTACGTACGCGAACAGACCGAGGCGATCATCACCCTCGACCCCGCCGTACGCCGTGGCCTCCCCGACTCCGTGCACCGGATGCGCGTCGCCACCCGCCGGCTGCGCAGCGCCTTCAGGACGTACCGCAGGATTCTGGACCGCACGCTCACCGACCCGCTGGGCGAGGAGCTGAAGTGGCTGGCCGCGGAGCTGGGCGTCGACCGTGACCAGGAAGTCCTCGACGAACGGCTGAGCGACGCCCTCGCCGCGCTGCCCCGCACCCTGCGCCTCGGCCCGGTCCGCGGCCGGCTGCGCATCTGGTCGACGGCCCGTCGCGCGGGCTCGCGCCGCAGGACCGTGGCCGTACTCGACGGACAGCGCTACCTCACCCTGCTGGACTCCCTCGACGCGCTCCTCGCCGACCCGCCCCTGCTGCCCGACGCCGCCCGGTCACCCGGCAGGGCCCTGCCCCGCGCGGTGCTGAAGGACCACGACCGCCTCGCCGCCCGCATCGACCACGCGCTCGTGCACCCGCCGGGCCACGAGCGGGACCTGGCCCTGCACGAGGCCCGCAAGGCGGCCAAGCGCGCCCGGTACGCGGGCGAGGCGGCCCGGCCCGCGCTCGGCGGGCCCGCCAAGAGGTTCGCCCGCCGGATGAAGGACGTACAGAAACTCCTCGGCGACCACCAGGACAGCGTGGTCGCCCGTGACGCCCTGCGCGACCTCGCGGTCCAGGCGCACGCGGCGGGGGAGTCCGCCTTCACCTGGGGGCTGCTGCACGGGCAGGAGGAGGCG